The Hymenobacter oligotrophus genome has a window encoding:
- a CDS encoding NRAMP family divalent metal transporter, with translation MRQRYNWGVLLGAAFLMATSAVGPGFLTQTTVFTESLGASFGFVILTSILIDLGVQLNIWRVIAVSERRAQDIANAVLPGLGAVISVLIVLGGLAFNIGNVAGAGLGLQVLTGISAEVGAAISAALAIGIFLVKEAGRAMDRFAQLMGLLMILVIVYVAVTSAPPVAEAALRTIAPNRFDLMAIVTLVGGTVGGYITFAGGHRLLDAGVKGQAALPQVTSSAVSGITVASVIRVLLFLASLGVVSKGLALDAANPPASVFRLAAGNLGYKLFGVVMFAAAITSVIGSAYTSVSFLKSFHASIGRHENRVIMGFILLSTVVFVLIGKPVKLLVLAGAVNGFILPITLATILVAAYRRNVVGEYRHPWWLTLCGVLVVLVMSWMSAAVFVEQVRGL, from the coding sequence ATGAGGCAGCGCTACAACTGGGGCGTGCTGCTAGGTGCCGCCTTCCTGATGGCTACCTCGGCGGTGGGGCCAGGTTTCCTTACTCAAACAACGGTGTTTACCGAGTCGTTGGGCGCGAGCTTTGGCTTTGTCATTCTCACGTCCATCCTCATCGACCTAGGCGTGCAGCTGAATATCTGGCGCGTAATTGCCGTTTCGGAGCGGCGCGCGCAGGATATTGCCAACGCCGTGCTGCCCGGCCTAGGCGCCGTCATTTCGGTGCTGATTGTACTCGGCGGCCTGGCCTTCAACATCGGCAACGTGGCGGGCGCGGGCCTGGGCTTGCAGGTGCTCACGGGCATCTCGGCCGAGGTGGGCGCAGCTATATCGGCGGCGCTGGCCATCGGCATTTTTCTGGTGAAAGAAGCCGGCCGGGCCATGGACCGCTTCGCGCAACTCATGGGCTTGCTGATGATTCTGGTAATTGTATACGTAGCCGTTACCTCGGCCCCGCCCGTGGCCGAAGCGGCGCTGCGCACCATAGCCCCTAACCGGTTCGACCTGATGGCCATTGTTACGCTGGTGGGCGGTACCGTGGGCGGCTACATCACCTTTGCCGGCGGCCACCGCCTGCTCGATGCCGGGGTGAAGGGCCAAGCCGCCTTGCCGCAGGTTACCTCCAGCGCCGTGTCGGGCATTACGGTGGCGTCGGTTATTCGGGTGCTGCTGTTTTTGGCTTCGTTGGGTGTGGTCAGCAAAGGGCTGGCGCTGGATGCGGCCAACCCGCCGGCCTCGGTGTTTCGGCTGGCAGCGGGCAACCTAGGGTACAAACTATTTGGCGTGGTGATGTTTGCGGCGGCTATTACGTCGGTTATCGGCTCAGCTTACACGTCGGTGTCGTTTCTGAAGTCGTTTCATGCCAGCATCGGACGCCACGAAAACCGCGTCATCATGGGGTTTATTCTGCTCTCCACGGTGGTGTTTGTGCTCATCGGTAAGCCTGTGAAACTGTTGGTGTTGGCCGGCGCCGTCAACGGGTTTATTCTGCCGATTACATTGGCTACCATTCTGGTAGCTGCTTACCGGCGCAACGTGGTGGGGGAGTACCGGCACCCGTGGTGGCTTACGCTGTGCGGCGTGCTGGTGGTGTTGGTGATGAGCTGGATGAGCGCCGCGGTGTTTGTGGAGCAAGTGCGCGGCTTGTAG
- a CDS encoding RNA polymerase sigma factor produces MPLVASPDFVETVAQYRPMLWRVCRLYCPASPDDQRDLYQEVVLQLWQAWPQYQGRAKLSTWLYRIALNVAISALRREQRRPASSGLDDAAQELASPGASGPEADELEQLYAAIERLSDVDKALVLLRLEERPDDEIADILGITVNNVRVKMHRALQRLRQLLPPQ; encoded by the coding sequence ATGCCGCTGGTAGCCTCGCCCGATTTCGTCGAAACAGTAGCCCAGTACCGGCCGATGCTTTGGCGCGTGTGCCGGTTGTACTGCCCCGCTTCGCCCGACGACCAGCGCGACTTGTACCAAGAGGTGGTGCTGCAGCTGTGGCAGGCCTGGCCGCAGTACCAGGGCCGCGCCAAGCTCAGCACCTGGCTCTACCGCATTGCGCTCAACGTGGCCATTTCGGCCTTGCGCCGCGAGCAGCGCCGCCCTGCCTCCAGCGGGCTGGATGATGCCGCTCAGGAGCTAGCCTCGCCGGGTGCCAGCGGCCCCGAAGCAGACGAGCTAGAACAACTTTACGCAGCAATCGAGCGGCTTTCCGATGTGGACAAAGCCCTGGTGCTGCTGCGCCTCGAAGAACGTCCCGACGACGAAATAGCCGACATCCTGGGCATCACCGTGAACAACGTGCGCGTGAAAATGCACCGCGCCCTGCAACGCCTACGTCAACTACTACCCCCGCAGTAA
- a CDS encoding PorP/SprF family type IX secretion system membrane protein, with protein MQRALPLLLLPLLLAAAPALAQQQAQYSQYMQNSYLLNPGATGVEDYIDVKGSHRTQWAGLEGAPKTYYLTANSSLGKWRSTSKRTLRDRRRPFHAIGGIIYRDVTGPTSRTGIYASYAYNLVLRPDLRAALGATVGLQQFAVDGSQLQFFDPTTVAPSASSRVPDANVGLWVYSSRFYVGVSGAQLLGNRLNFAYGPNQLEGGAPGNVLKRHYFLTGGVRVPLSRDWSFVPSVLVKAVNPSPLSVDLNAKVKYQDLLWAGVSWRAFDAVVAMAGLSYEQFTLGYSYDAGLSELAGYHGGSHEILLGLRIKKKAQAVCTNRFW; from the coding sequence ATGCAAAGAGCTCTACCGCTACTGCTCCTGCCGCTGCTGCTGGCCGCCGCGCCGGCTTTGGCCCAACAACAGGCGCAGTACAGCCAATACATGCAGAACAGCTACCTCCTGAACCCCGGCGCCACGGGCGTGGAGGATTACATCGATGTGAAGGGCAGCCACCGCACGCAGTGGGCCGGCCTGGAGGGTGCCCCCAAAACGTACTACCTCACGGCCAACTCCTCGCTGGGCAAGTGGCGCAGCACCAGCAAGCGCACCTTGCGCGATCGGCGCCGGCCGTTTCATGCCATCGGGGGCATTATCTACCGCGATGTAACCGGGCCTACCAGCCGCACCGGCATCTACGCCTCGTACGCCTACAACCTGGTGCTGCGCCCCGATTTGCGGGCCGCCCTAGGTGCCACGGTGGGCTTGCAGCAGTTTGCCGTCGATGGCTCGCAGCTGCAGTTCTTCGACCCCACCACCGTGGCTCCGAGCGCCTCCTCGCGCGTGCCCGATGCCAACGTAGGTTTGTGGGTGTACAGCTCGCGCTTTTACGTGGGGGTATCGGGGGCGCAGCTGCTGGGCAACCGCCTCAACTTTGCCTACGGCCCCAATCAGCTGGAGGGGGGCGCGCCGGGCAACGTGCTCAAGCGCCACTACTTCCTGACGGGCGGCGTGCGCGTGCCCCTGAGCCGCGACTGGTCGTTTGTGCCTTCGGTGCTGGTGAAAGCCGTGAACCCCTCGCCGCTTTCCGTGGACCTGAACGCCAAGGTGAAGTACCAGGATTTGCTGTGGGCCGGCGTGTCGTGGCGCGCGTTCGATGCGGTGGTGGCCATGGCAGGCCTCAGCTACGAGCAGTTTACCCTAGGTTACTCCTACGACGCCGGCCTCTCGGAGCTGGCGGGCTACCACGGGGGCAGCCACGAAATTCTGCTCGGGCTGCGCATCAAGAAGAAAGCGCAAGCAGTGTGCACCAACCGCTTCTGGTAA